One window of the Cryptomeria japonica chromosome 7, Sugi_1.0, whole genome shotgun sequence genome contains the following:
- the LOC131077416 gene encoding putative lipid-transfer protein DIR1 produces MKYIQVVMLVMAATLLGSSAFFPRAEGGMFDVCNMGIDKLMLCQPAVTNPPSDPTSQCCDVVKTADLKCLCSKQSMLPKSVDPKLVTTLPQKCKVYKVPAECKALPGRSL; encoded by the exons ATGAAGTACATTCAAGTAGTTATGCTGGTAATGGCTGCAACATTACTGGGTAGCAGTGCGTTTTTTCCAAGAGCAGAAGGTGGGATGTTTGATGTGTGTAACATGGGTATTGACAAGCTCATGTTATGCCAGCCTGCTGTGACAAACCCACCTTCAGACCCTACTTCACAGTGTTGTGATGTTGTAAAAACTGCTGATCTTAAATGCTTGTGTTCAAAACAATCTATGTTGCCCAAAAGTGTTGATCCCAAGCTTGTTACAACTTTGCCTCAGAAATGCAAAGTATACAAAGTTCCTGCTGAATGCAAAG CTCTGCCAGGCCGTTCACTGTGA